One stretch of Centroberyx gerrardi isolate f3 chromosome 13, fCenGer3.hap1.cur.20231027, whole genome shotgun sequence DNA includes these proteins:
- the cldn1 gene encoding claudin-1 — MANAGIQLLGFVLAFLGFIGLIASTIMPEWKASSYAGDNIITAQAMYEGLWKTCVSQSTGQVQCKVYDSLLQLPGIVQGTRGLMVASILLCAISILVAVVGMRCTTCLADNTEQKDKVALAGGVVFIVSGLCALVGTSWYGNRIAQEFYDPFTPTNARYEFGKALFVGWGAACLTIIGGAFLCCNCSSKESGKAPHYPPSRSAGQPGKDYV, encoded by the exons ATGGCCAATGCAGGGATTCAGCTTCTTGGCTTTGTGCTGGCCTTCCTAGGTTTCATTGGCTTGATAGCATCCACTATCATGCCAGAATGGAAAGCTTCGTCCTACGCAGGAGACAACATCATAACAGCTCAGGCCATGTATGAGGGACTATGGAAGACCTGTGTATCACAGAGTACCGGTCAAGTTCAGTGTAAAGTATACGATTCACTCCTCCAGCTACCAG GGATTGTACAGGGCACCAGAGGCCTGATGGTGGCCTCCATCCTGCTATGTGCCATCTCCATCCTGGTGGCGGTGGTGGGCATGAGGTGCACCACCTGTCTGGCAGACAACACCGAGCAGAAGGACAAAGTGGCTCTCGCCGGAGGGGTTGTCTTCATCGTCTCCG GTCTGTGCGCTCTGGTGGGAACGTCCTGGTATGGCAACAGGATAGCACAGGAATTCTACGACCCCTTCACTCCTACTAACGCCAG GTATGAGTTTGGAAAGGCCCTGTTTGTGGGATGGGGAGCAGCCTGCCTCACCATTATCGGGGGAGCCTTCCTCTGCTGCAACTGCTCCAGCAAAGAGTCAGGGAAAGCTCCGCACTACCCGCCGTCCCGCTCCGCAGGCCAGCCAGGCAAAGACTATGTGTAG
- the LOC139918611 gene encoding uncharacterized protein LOC139918611: protein MDKATGVTLGLMLLLCYNGNTVSQTPCPARCQCFTPTQVLCSDERMTSLPLNISRQVKGFIVMTTSLSYLFTNTLRESPQLTKLVFFNNVLRDIHAQAFEDLTELQELEISGNPWLEKLFLGTFSKQGNLTKLLLNFNRFKTVLLGMFDSLKELETLQMRGNIISHLPTLLFLNLHSLRVLDLSQNMLAEVERESFSGLAKLEILKMNYNFISSLSSDTFHNVSQLKELSLEGNKISKLPHGIFSALTKLEVLNLRGNLLSSFSAEVFGLVPSGLKELVLKGNQLTALSSRALGSLKSLTHLSLSSNWLSKLPVDIFKNLTALESLDLSDNQLTLLPDKIFYDLGNVKVVHLHRNNLSEVDALLFEDQRFLQQLYLSDNQLQTLPPGFFDPFLFQHIVRLHGNPWKCDCQMWYLHDWVMKNSADIEELDKVFCKGPGFLRGQTVASIDKDQLVCHISKDGMPDLSSCTTETINNTMIIKCKVNKCSPLTVKLQFQEEDGSIYEHTVKKEWAEHLQCSNGTKTMSPTQ, encoded by the coding sequence ATGGACAAGGCAACAGGCGTCACACTGGGCCTGATGCTGCTCCTCTGTTACAATGGAAACACAGTCTCACAGACTCCTTGCCCAGCCCGGTGCCAGTGCTTCACTCCGACCCAAGTACTGTGCTCTGATGAACGAATGACGTCTTTACCCCTGAACATCTCCAGGCAGGTCAAGGGCTTCATCGTCATGACAACGTCCCTGTCCTACCTGTTCACCAACACCTTGCGGGAGAGCCCCCAGCTCACCAAGCTCGTCTTCTTCAACAACGTGCTGCGAGATATTCACGCTCAGGCTTTTGAGGACCTCactgagctgcaggagctggagatcAGCGGGAACCCCTGGCTGGAGAAGCTGTTTCTGGGAACCTTTTCAAAGCAGGGCAACCTCACTAAGCTGCTTCTCAACTTCAACAGGTTCAAGACTGTGCTTCTAGGCATGTTTGACTCCCTTAAAGAGCTGGAGACTCTGCAGATGAGGGGCAACATCATATCACATCTGCCCACTCTTCTCTTCCTGAACCTCCACAGTCTCCGTGTCCTGGACTTGTCCCAAAATATGCTTGCAGAAGTGGAAAGGGAGAGTTTCTCTGGCTTGGCTAAGCTGGAGATCCTCAAAATGAACTACAACTTCATCAGCAGTCTTTCTTCTGACACCTTCCACAATGTTTCTCAGTTGAAAGAGCTTAGCTTGGAGGGGAACAAGATATCCAAGCTCCCTCACGGCATCTTCTCTGCGCTGACCAAACTGGAGGTACTGAACCTCCGCGGGAACTTGTTGTCAAGCTTCAGCGCTGAAGTATTTGGACTTGTTCCCTCAGGTTTGAAGGAGCTGGTCTTGAAAGGCAACCAGCTGACAGCGCTGTCCTCTCGCGCTCTTGGCAGCCTGAAGTCTCTCACCCACCTCTCCTTGTCCTCTAACTGGCTCTCCAAGCTCCCTGTGGACATTTTCAAGAACCTCACCGCCCTGGAGAGTCTGGACCTCTCCGACAACCAGCTCACCTTGCTGCCGGACAAGATCTTCTATGACCTTGGCAACGTCAAGGTGGTCCACCTCCACAGGAACAACCTAAGCGAGGTGGACGCCTTGCTGTTTGAGGACCAGCGCTTCCTTCAGCAGCTCTACCTGTCAGACAACCAGCTGCAGACTCTCCCGCCGGGCTTCTTTGACCCCTTCCTCTTTCAGCACATAGTGAGGCTGCACGGAAACCCCTGGAAATGCGACTGCCAAATGTGGTACCTACATGACTGGGTGATGAAGAACAGCGCAGACATAGAGGAGCTTGACAAGGTGTTCTGCAAGGGCCCCGGGTTTTTAAGAGGACAGACAGTAGCCTCCATTGACAAGGACCAGCTGGTGTGTCATATATCTAAAGACGGGATGCCAGATCTCAGCAGTTGTACTACAGAAACTATCAATAATACCATGATCATCAAGTGCAAAGTGAATAAATGTTCTCCTCTGACAGTGAAGCTGCAGTTCCAGGAGGAGGATGGCAGTATATATGAGCATACTGTGAAAAAGGAGTGGGCAGAACATTTACAATGTAGCAATGGGACAAAGACCATGAGTCCCACTCAGTAG
- the LOC139918604 gene encoding transcription factor HES-1-like — MPAGTLERTSPSSVAATPASGNTTPEKPRTPSENRKSSKPIMEKRRRARINESLGQLKTLILNALKKDSSRHSKLEKADILEMTVKHLRNLQRLQMTAAVNTDPSIMGKYRAGFSECVGEVTRFLSTCEGVNTEVRTRLLSHLAACVTQINVVNFYAPHLGQTVTQIPGAASPQMHGVPCKSVSAMSVPPEAVKLYSGFQVVPAPDGQFAFLIPSAALAPLGAQNSHHMSPVAPPPVTSDSVWRPW; from the exons ATGCCAGCCGGTACTTTAGAGAGGACATCCCCATCCTCCGTGGCTGCCACTCCGGCAAGTGGCAACACAACACCGGAGAAACCGAGGACTCCGTCTGAGAATAGAAAG TCCTCCAAACCAATCATGGAAAAGAGGAGACGCGCGCGCATCAATGAGAGCCTCGGCCAGCTGAAGACGCTCATCCTGAACGCACTCAAGAAAGAC AGCTCCAGACACTCCAAACTGGAGAAGGCGGACATCCTGGAGATGACCGTGAAGCACCTCAGGAACCTGCAGCGACTTCAGATGACTG CTGCTGTGAACACGGACCCGTCCATCATGGGTAAATACAGAGCCGGGTTCAGTGAGTGTGTTGGAGAGGTCACCCGTTTCCTGTCCACCTGTGAAGGGGTGAACACTGAGGTGAGGACTCGTCTCCTCAGCCACCTGGCCGCCTGCGTGACCCAGATCAACGTTGTGAACTTCTACGCTCCTCACCTGGGACAGACCGTCACACAGATACCGGGCGCCGCCTCCCCGCAGATGCACGGGGTGCCTTGCAAAAGCGTCTCGGCGATGAGCGTCCCCCCAGAAGCGGTGAAGCTGTACAGCGGGTTCCAGGTTGTGCCGGCCCCAGACGGACAGTTCGCCTTCCTCATCCCCAGCGCGGCCCTCGCACCCCTGGGTGCACAAAACAGCCATCACATGTCACCTGTGGCACCTCCTCCAGTCACCTCAGACTCTGTGTGGAGACCATGGTAG